A single region of the Phaenicophaeus curvirostris isolate KB17595 chromosome 4, BPBGC_Pcur_1.0, whole genome shotgun sequence genome encodes:
- the RWDD4 gene encoding RWD domain-containing protein 4 isoform X1 — MAANEDQEMELEALRSIYEGDARFRELSPVSFQYRVGESGDPKAFLVEVSWPATYPQTAPIISMDAFFNNTISSAVKRSILDKLMVEVEANLGTAMTYTLFEYAKDNKELLMENQPVNTVTSVSDSIAIGTPAVQASKKKDKKEQLSKTQKRKLADKTDNKGELPRGWNWVDVIKKNDLIFFLAFLPNFVWI, encoded by the exons ATGGCGGCCAACGAGGACCAGGAG ATGGAGCTGGAGGCGCTGCGCTCCATCTACGAGGGAGACGCGCGCTTCAGGGAGCTCAGCCCCGTCTCCTTCCAGTACAGG gTAGGTGAAAGTGGAGATCCCAAAGCATTTCTAGTAGAAGTGTCTTGGCCGGCAACATATCCACAAACAGCACCAATCATATCTATGGATGCTTTCTTCAACAACACAAT ATCATCAGCTGTTAAACGGAGTATATTGGATAAGTTAATGGTAGAAGTTGAAGCAAATCTTGGAACTGCTATGACATACACACTTTTTGAATATGCCAAAGATAATAAGGAGTTGTTAATGGAAAATCAGCCTGTTAACACTGTG ACTTCAGTAAGCGATAGTATCGCAATTGGAACTCCTGCTGTACAAGCAagtaagaaaaaagataaaaaggagcAGTTATCCAAAACCCAGAAACGAAAACTAGCTGATAAAACAG ATAACAAAGGGGAGCTTCCCCGAGGATGGAACTGGGTGGATGTAATTAAG aaaaatgatctaatttttttccttgcttttcttcctaaCTTTGTTTGGATTTGA
- the RWDD4 gene encoding RWD domain-containing protein 4 isoform X2: MAANEDQEMELEALRSIYEGDARFRELSPVSFQYRVGESGDPKAFLVEVSWPATYPQTAPIISMDAFFNNTISSAVKRSILDKLMVEVEANLGTAMTYTLFEYAKDNKELLMENQPVNTVTSVSDSIAIGTPAVQASKKKDKKEQLSKTQKRKLADKTDNKGELPRGWNWVDVIKHLSKTGSKDDE, from the exons ATGGCGGCCAACGAGGACCAGGAG ATGGAGCTGGAGGCGCTGCGCTCCATCTACGAGGGAGACGCGCGCTTCAGGGAGCTCAGCCCCGTCTCCTTCCAGTACAGG gTAGGTGAAAGTGGAGATCCCAAAGCATTTCTAGTAGAAGTGTCTTGGCCGGCAACATATCCACAAACAGCACCAATCATATCTATGGATGCTTTCTTCAACAACACAAT ATCATCAGCTGTTAAACGGAGTATATTGGATAAGTTAATGGTAGAAGTTGAAGCAAATCTTGGAACTGCTATGACATACACACTTTTTGAATATGCCAAAGATAATAAGGAGTTGTTAATGGAAAATCAGCCTGTTAACACTGTG ACTTCAGTAAGCGATAGTATCGCAATTGGAACTCCTGCTGTACAAGCAagtaagaaaaaagataaaaaggagcAGTTATCCAAAACCCAGAAACGAAAACTAGCTGATAAAACAG ATAACAAAGGGGAGCTTCCCCGAGGATGGAACTGGGTGGATGTAATTAAG CAT TTAAGCAAAACTGGTTCTAAAGATGATGAATAA